From one Rosa rugosa chromosome 4, drRosRugo1.1, whole genome shotgun sequence genomic stretch:
- the LOC133746278 gene encoding uncharacterized protein LOC133746278 isoform X2 produces the protein MSEHIECSKKASKRKKFLRRALVAASLNSGNAGIRIADEQTSDGDNQPNERVAQSEGVINKGKKSRKLHKGKEKSVVQDTDGIDEVISSNRRVNDTSAEVESNVEESHTERPQSAEPKKKRGPTTMGIIPEGQITRMNVTFNANGQPYGTNSDKFATVLGVLTRTHIPVTHPTWKDLDPTKKDDVWKLTQQYFIVDPVHKGMVYRMLGNYWRQYKCAVTKKILKASRKKHKKRAIDKVKPANVKSQIEWDNFVKYRLGPEFRLLSEKFRKMRKKQEYTHTLSRMGYARLEHKMKKENPTEEVTRVKLWTKAHEKGGKPVNEVVGAILEGLKACNESQENPPSANSIRDDALARVLGPETRGRVRGLGFGTTPSRVNATIQGSAKVKELEATVLSQSQRLAQVEAKLEALLKATQESQQSSRPINAPSNDLENRRCALLNWNNYEEDEVVAEGKISSTNPSTKVHCVPLGRDCWKVWVDVVFDKYQTMEVYRATMDAKQLGEAVGSTLAWPKSSIKMLP, from the exons ATGTCTGAGCATATTGAG TGTTCCAAGAAAGCTTCTAAGAGGAAAAAGTTTCTGAGGCGTGCTCTAGTTGCTGCTTCTCTCAACTCTGGAAATGCAGGAATTAGGATAGCAGACGAGCAAACTAGTGATGGAGATAACCAGCCAAATGAACGAGTAGCACAATCTGAAGGAGTGATTAACAAAGGAAAAAAGTCAAGGAAACTGCACAAGGGTAAAGAAAAATCTGTAGTCCAAGACACTGATGGAATTGATGAAGTTATATCAAGCAATAGGAGGGTCAATGATACATCAGCTGAAGTGGAGAGTAATGTAGAAGAGTCACATACAGAGAGACCACAATCTGCAGAACCAAAAAAGAAGCGAGGTCCAACCACAATGGGAATTATTCCTGAAGGCCAAATCACAAGGATGAATGTCACTTTCAATGCCAACGGACAACCTTATGGCACAAATTCAGACAAATTTGCAACAGTTCTTGGGGTCTTGACAAGAACACATATCCCAGTTACCCATCCAACATGGAAGGATCTCGATCCCACCAAGAAGGACGATGTTTGGAAATTAACTCAG CAATACTTCATTGTGGATCCGGTGCATAAAGGCATGGTTTACAGAATGCTTGGAAATTATTGGAGACAATATAAGTGTGCAGTTACAAAAAAGATTCTGAAAGCAAGTAGGAAAAAGCATAAGAAACGTGCaattgacaaggtcaagccagCAAATGTGAAATCTCAGATAGAATGGGACAACTTTGTGAAATACAGACTTGGTCCTGAGTTTCGG CTGTTAAGTGAGAAGTTCAGAAAAATGCGGAAGAAGCAAGAGTACACTCACACATTGAGCCGAATGGGTTATGCACGCTTGGAGCACAAAATG AAAAAGGAAAATCCTACTGAAGAAGTAACAAGAGTCAAATTGTGGACTAAAGCGCATGAGAAAGGCGGTAAACCTGTTAATGAAGTTGTTGGTGCCATATTG GAAGGTTTAAAAGCGTGTAATGAGTCACAGGAGAACCCACCATCTGCAAATTCCATAAGGGATGATGCACTTGCAAGAGTTTTAGGACCTGAAACTCGTGGACGAGTTCGTGGGCTTGGGTTTGGTACTACACCATCTCGAGTCAATGCTACTATTCAAGGCAGTGCAAAGGTTAAAGAACTTGAAGCTACTGTATTAAGTCAATCACAGAGGCTTGCTCAGGTTGAAGCAAAGCTTGAAGCTCTTTTAAAGGCCACTCAGGAG TCACAACAATCAAGTCGACCAATCAATGCTCCAAGCAATGATCTTGAAAATAGAAGATGTGCACTTTTGAATTGGAACaattatgaagaagatgaagtagTGGCTGAAGGGAAGATCTCTTCAACAAATCCAAGTACAAAAGTTCATTGTGTGCCTCTTGGACGAGATTGTTGGAAGGTTTGGGTTGATGTGGTGTTTGATAAGTATCAGACTATGGAAGTGTATAGAGCAACCATGGATGCCAAACAACTTGGTGAAGCTGTAGGAAGCACTCTTGCATGGCCCAAAAGCTCCATTAAAATGCTCCCTTAG
- the LOC133746278 gene encoding uncharacterized protein LOC133746278 isoform X3, with the protein MSEHIECSKKASKRKKFLRRALVAASLNSGNAGIRIADEQTSDGDNQPNERVAQSEGVINKGKKSRKLHKGKEKSVVQDTDGIDEVISSNRRVNDTSAEVESNVEESHTERPQSAEPKKKRGPTTMGIIPEGQITRMNVTFNANGQPYGTNSDKFATVLGVLTRTHIPVTHPTWKDLDPTKKDDVWKLTQQYFIVDPVHKGMVYRMLGNYWRQYKCAVTKKILKANNCIQLLSEKFRKMRKKQEYTHTLSRMGYARLEHKMKKENPTEEVTRVKLWTKAHEKGGKPVNEVVGAILEGLKACNESQENPPSANSIRDDALARVLGPETRGRVRGLGFGTTPSRVNATIQGSAKVKELEATVLSQSQRLAQVEAKLEALLKATQEVPQQNRNLEQMINAHATTSQSQQSSRPINAPSNDLENRRCALLNWNNYEEDEVVAEGKISSTNPSTKVHCVPLGRDCWKVWVDVVFDKYQTMEVYRATMDAKQLGEAVGSTLAWPKSSIKMLP; encoded by the exons ATGTCTGAGCATATTGAG TGTTCCAAGAAAGCTTCTAAGAGGAAAAAGTTTCTGAGGCGTGCTCTAGTTGCTGCTTCTCTCAACTCTGGAAATGCAGGAATTAGGATAGCAGACGAGCAAACTAGTGATGGAGATAACCAGCCAAATGAACGAGTAGCACAATCTGAAGGAGTGATTAACAAAGGAAAAAAGTCAAGGAAACTGCACAAGGGTAAAGAAAAATCTGTAGTCCAAGACACTGATGGAATTGATGAAGTTATATCAAGCAATAGGAGGGTCAATGATACATCAGCTGAAGTGGAGAGTAATGTAGAAGAGTCACATACAGAGAGACCACAATCTGCAGAACCAAAAAAGAAGCGAGGTCCAACCACAATGGGAATTATTCCTGAAGGCCAAATCACAAGGATGAATGTCACTTTCAATGCCAACGGACAACCTTATGGCACAAATTCAGACAAATTTGCAACAGTTCTTGGGGTCTTGACAAGAACACATATCCCAGTTACCCATCCAACATGGAAGGATCTCGATCCCACCAAGAAGGACGATGTTTGGAAATTAACTCAG CAATACTTCATTGTGGATCCGGTGCATAAAGGCATGGTTTACAGAATGCTTGGAAATTATTGGAGACAATATAAGTGTGCAGTTACAAAAAAGATTCTGAAAGCAA ATAATTGTATACAGCTGTTAAGTGAGAAGTTCAGAAAAATGCGGAAGAAGCAAGAGTACACTCACACATTGAGCCGAATGGGTTATGCACGCTTGGAGCACAAAATG AAAAAGGAAAATCCTACTGAAGAAGTAACAAGAGTCAAATTGTGGACTAAAGCGCATGAGAAAGGCGGTAAACCTGTTAATGAAGTTGTTGGTGCCATATTG GAAGGTTTAAAAGCGTGTAATGAGTCACAGGAGAACCCACCATCTGCAAATTCCATAAGGGATGATGCACTTGCAAGAGTTTTAGGACCTGAAACTCGTGGACGAGTTCGTGGGCTTGGGTTTGGTACTACACCATCTCGAGTCAATGCTACTATTCAAGGCAGTGCAAAGGTTAAAGAACTTGAAGCTACTGTATTAAGTCAATCACAGAGGCTTGCTCAGGTTGAAGCAAAGCTTGAAGCTCTTTTAAAGGCCACTCAGGAGGTCCCTCAACAGAACAGAAACTTAGAGCAAATGATAAATGCACATGCAACTACTTCTCAG TCACAACAATCAAGTCGACCAATCAATGCTCCAAGCAATGATCTTGAAAATAGAAGATGTGCACTTTTGAATTGGAACaattatgaagaagatgaagtagTGGCTGAAGGGAAGATCTCTTCAACAAATCCAAGTACAAAAGTTCATTGTGTGCCTCTTGGACGAGATTGTTGGAAGGTTTGGGTTGATGTGGTGTTTGATAAGTATCAGACTATGGAAGTGTATAGAGCAACCATGGATGCCAAACAACTTGGTGAAGCTGTAGGAAGCACTCTTGCATGGCCCAAAAGCTCCATTAAAATGCTCCCTTAG
- the LOC133746278 gene encoding uncharacterized protein LOC133746278 isoform X4, producing the protein MSEHIECSKKASKRKKFLRRALVAASLNSGNAGIRIADEQTSDGDNQPNERVAQSEGVINKGKKSRKLHKGKEKSVVQDTDGIDEVISSNRRVNDTSAEVESNVEESHTERPQSAEPKKKRGPTTMGIIPEGQITRMNVTFNANGQPYGTNSDKFATVLGVLTRTHIPVTHPTWKDLDPTKKDDVWKLTQQYFIVDPVHKGMVYRMLGNYWRQYKCAVTKKILKASRLLSEKFRKMRKKQEYTHTLSRMGYARLEHKMKKENPTEEVTRVKLWTKAHEKGGKPVNEVVGAILEGLKACNESQENPPSANSIRDDALARVLGPETRGRVRGLGFGTTPSRVNATIQGSAKVKELEATVLSQSQRLAQVEAKLEALLKATQEVPQQNRNLEQMINAHATTSQSQQSSRPINAPSNDLENRRCALLNWNNYEEDEVVAEGKISSTNPSTKVHCVPLGRDCWKVWVDVVFDKYQTMEVYRATMDAKQLGEAVGSTLAWPKSSIKMLP; encoded by the exons ATGTCTGAGCATATTGAG TGTTCCAAGAAAGCTTCTAAGAGGAAAAAGTTTCTGAGGCGTGCTCTAGTTGCTGCTTCTCTCAACTCTGGAAATGCAGGAATTAGGATAGCAGACGAGCAAACTAGTGATGGAGATAACCAGCCAAATGAACGAGTAGCACAATCTGAAGGAGTGATTAACAAAGGAAAAAAGTCAAGGAAACTGCACAAGGGTAAAGAAAAATCTGTAGTCCAAGACACTGATGGAATTGATGAAGTTATATCAAGCAATAGGAGGGTCAATGATACATCAGCTGAAGTGGAGAGTAATGTAGAAGAGTCACATACAGAGAGACCACAATCTGCAGAACCAAAAAAGAAGCGAGGTCCAACCACAATGGGAATTATTCCTGAAGGCCAAATCACAAGGATGAATGTCACTTTCAATGCCAACGGACAACCTTATGGCACAAATTCAGACAAATTTGCAACAGTTCTTGGGGTCTTGACAAGAACACATATCCCAGTTACCCATCCAACATGGAAGGATCTCGATCCCACCAAGAAGGACGATGTTTGGAAATTAACTCAG CAATACTTCATTGTGGATCCGGTGCATAAAGGCATGGTTTACAGAATGCTTGGAAATTATTGGAGACAATATAAGTGTGCAGTTACAAAAAAGATTCTGAAAGCAAGTAGG CTGTTAAGTGAGAAGTTCAGAAAAATGCGGAAGAAGCAAGAGTACACTCACACATTGAGCCGAATGGGTTATGCACGCTTGGAGCACAAAATG AAAAAGGAAAATCCTACTGAAGAAGTAACAAGAGTCAAATTGTGGACTAAAGCGCATGAGAAAGGCGGTAAACCTGTTAATGAAGTTGTTGGTGCCATATTG GAAGGTTTAAAAGCGTGTAATGAGTCACAGGAGAACCCACCATCTGCAAATTCCATAAGGGATGATGCACTTGCAAGAGTTTTAGGACCTGAAACTCGTGGACGAGTTCGTGGGCTTGGGTTTGGTACTACACCATCTCGAGTCAATGCTACTATTCAAGGCAGTGCAAAGGTTAAAGAACTTGAAGCTACTGTATTAAGTCAATCACAGAGGCTTGCTCAGGTTGAAGCAAAGCTTGAAGCTCTTTTAAAGGCCACTCAGGAGGTCCCTCAACAGAACAGAAACTTAGAGCAAATGATAAATGCACATGCAACTACTTCTCAG TCACAACAATCAAGTCGACCAATCAATGCTCCAAGCAATGATCTTGAAAATAGAAGATGTGCACTTTTGAATTGGAACaattatgaagaagatgaagtagTGGCTGAAGGGAAGATCTCTTCAACAAATCCAAGTACAAAAGTTCATTGTGTGCCTCTTGGACGAGATTGTTGGAAGGTTTGGGTTGATGTGGTGTTTGATAAGTATCAGACTATGGAAGTGTATAGAGCAACCATGGATGCCAAACAACTTGGTGAAGCTGTAGGAAGCACTCTTGCATGGCCCAAAAGCTCCATTAAAATGCTCCCTTAG
- the LOC133746278 gene encoding uncharacterized protein LOC133746278 isoform X1 yields MSEHIECSKKASKRKKFLRRALVAASLNSGNAGIRIADEQTSDGDNQPNERVAQSEGVINKGKKSRKLHKGKEKSVVQDTDGIDEVISSNRRVNDTSAEVESNVEESHTERPQSAEPKKKRGPTTMGIIPEGQITRMNVTFNANGQPYGTNSDKFATVLGVLTRTHIPVTHPTWKDLDPTKKDDVWKLTQQYFIVDPVHKGMVYRMLGNYWRQYKCAVTKKILKASRKKHKKRAIDKVKPANVKSQIEWDNFVKYRLGPEFRLLSEKFRKMRKKQEYTHTLSRMGYARLEHKMKKENPTEEVTRVKLWTKAHEKGGKPVNEVVGAILEGLKACNESQENPPSANSIRDDALARVLGPETRGRVRGLGFGTTPSRVNATIQGSAKVKELEATVLSQSQRLAQVEAKLEALLKATQEVPQQNRNLEQMINAHATTSQSQQSSRPINAPSNDLENRRCALLNWNNYEEDEVVAEGKISSTNPSTKVHCVPLGRDCWKVWVDVVFDKYQTMEVYRATMDAKQLGEAVGSTLAWPKSSIKMLP; encoded by the exons ATGTCTGAGCATATTGAG TGTTCCAAGAAAGCTTCTAAGAGGAAAAAGTTTCTGAGGCGTGCTCTAGTTGCTGCTTCTCTCAACTCTGGAAATGCAGGAATTAGGATAGCAGACGAGCAAACTAGTGATGGAGATAACCAGCCAAATGAACGAGTAGCACAATCTGAAGGAGTGATTAACAAAGGAAAAAAGTCAAGGAAACTGCACAAGGGTAAAGAAAAATCTGTAGTCCAAGACACTGATGGAATTGATGAAGTTATATCAAGCAATAGGAGGGTCAATGATACATCAGCTGAAGTGGAGAGTAATGTAGAAGAGTCACATACAGAGAGACCACAATCTGCAGAACCAAAAAAGAAGCGAGGTCCAACCACAATGGGAATTATTCCTGAAGGCCAAATCACAAGGATGAATGTCACTTTCAATGCCAACGGACAACCTTATGGCACAAATTCAGACAAATTTGCAACAGTTCTTGGGGTCTTGACAAGAACACATATCCCAGTTACCCATCCAACATGGAAGGATCTCGATCCCACCAAGAAGGACGATGTTTGGAAATTAACTCAG CAATACTTCATTGTGGATCCGGTGCATAAAGGCATGGTTTACAGAATGCTTGGAAATTATTGGAGACAATATAAGTGTGCAGTTACAAAAAAGATTCTGAAAGCAAGTAGGAAAAAGCATAAGAAACGTGCaattgacaaggtcaagccagCAAATGTGAAATCTCAGATAGAATGGGACAACTTTGTGAAATACAGACTTGGTCCTGAGTTTCGG CTGTTAAGTGAGAAGTTCAGAAAAATGCGGAAGAAGCAAGAGTACACTCACACATTGAGCCGAATGGGTTATGCACGCTTGGAGCACAAAATG AAAAAGGAAAATCCTACTGAAGAAGTAACAAGAGTCAAATTGTGGACTAAAGCGCATGAGAAAGGCGGTAAACCTGTTAATGAAGTTGTTGGTGCCATATTG GAAGGTTTAAAAGCGTGTAATGAGTCACAGGAGAACCCACCATCTGCAAATTCCATAAGGGATGATGCACTTGCAAGAGTTTTAGGACCTGAAACTCGTGGACGAGTTCGTGGGCTTGGGTTTGGTACTACACCATCTCGAGTCAATGCTACTATTCAAGGCAGTGCAAAGGTTAAAGAACTTGAAGCTACTGTATTAAGTCAATCACAGAGGCTTGCTCAGGTTGAAGCAAAGCTTGAAGCTCTTTTAAAGGCCACTCAGGAGGTCCCTCAACAGAACAGAAACTTAGAGCAAATGATAAATGCACATGCAACTACTTCTCAG TCACAACAATCAAGTCGACCAATCAATGCTCCAAGCAATGATCTTGAAAATAGAAGATGTGCACTTTTGAATTGGAACaattatgaagaagatgaagtagTGGCTGAAGGGAAGATCTCTTCAACAAATCCAAGTACAAAAGTTCATTGTGTGCCTCTTGGACGAGATTGTTGGAAGGTTTGGGTTGATGTGGTGTTTGATAAGTATCAGACTATGGAAGTGTATAGAGCAACCATGGATGCCAAACAACTTGGTGAAGCTGTAGGAAGCACTCTTGCATGGCCCAAAAGCTCCATTAAAATGCTCCCTTAG
- the LOC133746279 gene encoding uncharacterized protein LOC133746279 → MLEMYFPPSFFDIMVHLTIHLAREARLCGPVQYRWMYPFERYMKILKGYVMNRAHPEGCIAERYLAEECSILCSKYIKQAVEIGHKYGRNEEFDNGLLIEGNALSKAKKITLAPEMLRAAHHYVLINSDESRPYSNLHLEELQRLDKRLSKNETLLHNKHKKSFAEWFEKKIKDESMVQDVSTTLKWLAGGPIDLSLSYTGFIINGVRYHTIEADKSRQTCGISIEADTLCRSSAKDNSMKDSPVSYYGVLRDVIVLSYHAFQIALFKCDWANIANGVKFEDGFTLVNLHEGLSQSKRDPFILASQAKQVFYSREDESSSWYVVMQAPPRGFYEMEKCNETAFTPFETSRLDYNEDHDEPYARIGVDGMLCDA, encoded by the exons ATGTTGGAGATGTATTTCCCGCCTTCATTCTTTGATATTATGGTTCACCTCACAATACATCTAGCACGAGAAGCTCGTCTATGTGGGCCTGTCCAATACCGTTGGATGTACCCGTTTGAGAG GTATATGAAAATATTGAAAGGATATGTGATGAATCGTGCACACCCTGAAGGATGCATAGCTGAAAGGTACCTCGCTGAAGAATGCTCAATATTGTGTAGCAAATATATAAAACAAGCTGTTGAAATAGGCCATAAATATGGACGCAATGAGGAGTTTGACAATGGTTTGTTGATAGAAGGGAATGCCCTTTCAAAGGCAAAGAAAATAACTCTTGCACCTGAGATGTTACGTGCTGCTCATCACTATGTGTTGATAAATTCTGATGAAAGCCGACCATATAGCAA TTTACATTTGGAAGAACTTCAGCGTTTGGATAAACGTCTATCAAAGAATGAAACATTATTACACAATAAGCACAAAAAGTCATTTGCTGAATGGTTTGAGAAAAAG ATCAAAGATGAGTCGATGGTCCAGGATGTGTCAACTACATTAAAGTGGCTTGCTGGTGGACCTATCGACCTGTCTCTTTCTTATACTGGTTTTATCATCAATGGTGTTCGATATCATACCATAGAAGCTGATAAATCTCGACAAACATGTGGTATTTCAATTGAGGCAGATACCCTTTGTAGATCTAGTGCAAAGGATAATTCAATGAAGGATTCACCAGTTTCTTATTATGGGGTGTTAAGAGATGTGATAGTCTTATCATATCATGCGTTTCAGATTGCTCTATTCAAGTGTGATTGGGCAAACATTGCcaatggtgtgaaatttgaggATGGATTTACTTTAGTTAATCTCCATGAAGGATTAAGTCAGTCCAAGAGAGACCCGTTCATCTTAGCGTCGCAGGCCAAACAAGTTTTTTATTCTAGGGAGGATGAGTCATCTAGTTGGTATGTTGTCATGCAAGCACCACCAAGAGGATTTTACGAGATGGAAAAATGCAATGAGACTGCATTTACACCATTCGAGACATCAAGACTAGATTATAATGAAGATCATGATGAACCTTATGCAAGGATTGGTGTAGATGGCATGCTATGTGATGCATAG